In the Bacillus amyloliquefaciens DSM 7 = ATCC 23350 genome, AGAACGGCGCTTTTTAACTATTTATTTGCCCGCAGCCAAGGCGGAAAGTTTATTATCCGGATTGAGGACACGGACAAAAAGCGAAATATTGAAGGCGGAGAGCAAAGCCAGCTTAACTATTTGAAATGGCTCGGCATGGACTGGGATGAAAGTGTGGATGTCGGCGGAGAGTACGGCCCGTACCGCCAGTCTGAGCGTAACGACATTTACAAAGTATACTATGAAGAGCTTCTTGAAAAAGGGCTTGCTTATAAATGTTTCTGTACGGAAGAAGAACTTGAAAAAGAACGTGAAGAGCAGATCGCCCGCGGGGAAATGCCGCGCTATTCCGGCCAACACAGAAACCTGACTCAGGAAGAGCAGGAGCAGTTTTTAGCCGAAGGCAGACAGCCGAGCATCCGTTTCCGCGTGCCGGAAGGGAAAATCATCGCTTTTAACGATATCGTAAAGGGCGAGATTTCTTTTGAATCAGACGGTATCGGCGACTTTGTCATCGTCAAAAAAGACGGAACACCGACGTATAACTTTGCCGTCGCAATTGACGATTACTTAATGAAAATGACGCACGTGCTCCGCGGTGAAGACCATATTTCAAATACACCGAAACAGATCATGATTTTTCAGGCGTTCGGCTGGGATATTCCTGTATTCGGTCATATGACGCTTATCGTAAACGAAAGCCGCAAAAAATTAAGTAAGCGTGATGAATCAATTATCCAGTTTATTGAGCAGTATGAAGAGCTGGGTTACCTGCCTGAAGCGCTGTTTAACTTTATCGGACTTCTCGGCTGGTCTCCTGTCGGTGAAGAAGAGCTCTTCACAAGAGAGCAATTTATTGAAATTTTTGATGTGAATCGTTTATCTAAGTCACCGGCTCTGTTTGATATGCATAAACTGAAATGGGTCAACAACCAATACGTCAAAGCGCTGGATCTTGATCAAGTTGTTGAGCTGACTCTTCCTCACCTGCAAAAAGCAGGAAAAGTCGGCACTGAGCTTTCTGCCGAAGAGCAGGAATGGGTGCATAAGTTGATCTCTCTTTATCATGAGCAATTGAGCTACGGCGCTGAAATTGTCGAGCTGACTGATTTGTTCTTTAAGGATGAAATCGAGTATAATCAAGAGGCAAAAGCCGTTCTGGAAGAAGAACAGGTGCCTGAAGTGCTCAG is a window encoding:
- the gltX gene encoding glutamate--tRNA ligase; this translates as MGNEVRVRYAPSPTGHLHIGNARTALFNYLFARSQGGKFIIRIEDTDKKRNIEGGEQSQLNYLKWLGMDWDESVDVGGEYGPYRQSERNDIYKVYYEELLEKGLAYKCFCTEEELEKEREEQIARGEMPRYSGQHRNLTQEEQEQFLAEGRQPSIRFRVPEGKIIAFNDIVKGEISFESDGIGDFVIVKKDGTPTYNFAVAIDDYLMKMTHVLRGEDHISNTPKQIMIFQAFGWDIPVFGHMTLIVNESRKKLSKRDESIIQFIEQYEELGYLPEALFNFIGLLGWSPVGEEELFTREQFIEIFDVNRLSKSPALFDMHKLKWVNNQYVKALDLDQVVELTLPHLQKAGKVGTELSAEEQEWVHKLISLYHEQLSYGAEIVELTDLFFKDEIEYNQEAKAVLEEEQVPEVLSAFAAKLEELEEFTPEQIKASIKAVQKETGHKGKKLFMPIRVAVTGQTHGPELPQAIELIGRETAVKRLKSI